In a genomic window of Variovorax paradoxus:
- a CDS encoding tripartite tricarboxylate transporter substrate binding protein, giving the protein MQRDKIEPSLPLDAARRRQLLAAALALGAGALPRLAFAQDWPTKPVRLVAAQAPGSSNDATARAVAEYMTSSLGQAVVVENKPGGIGMIAADNVARSPADGYTLLITLHSQLAQAPVMLKKVPLDTSKDLVPIAAFSTGVSPMVVKKDLPVKNFKELLALARQRPVSVGNYGIGSGWQIMMTQLAKQTGARFDIVNYKGTGPMVFDLMAGNIDIGAGSLAGLGPGIQKGSFRPVLVISGGRSEKLLPGIPTWADEGFTGPAFENLTECNMILGPAGLPADVVRRVADACRESASRSEAVKNVLAQLGVEEAPLTGAELQRFIQRTWPTYQAMTKELGLQAQ; this is encoded by the coding sequence ATGCAACGAGACAAGATCGAACCGTCCCTGCCCCTGGATGCCGCCCGCCGGCGGCAGCTGCTCGCGGCCGCCCTGGCGCTGGGCGCCGGCGCACTGCCGCGGCTGGCCTTCGCGCAGGACTGGCCCACCAAGCCGGTGCGGCTGGTGGCCGCGCAGGCACCCGGCTCGTCCAACGACGCCACCGCGCGCGCGGTGGCCGAGTACATGACCTCGAGCCTGGGCCAGGCGGTGGTGGTGGAGAACAAGCCCGGCGGCATCGGCATGATCGCGGCGGACAACGTGGCGCGCTCCCCCGCGGACGGCTACACCCTGCTCATCACGCTGCACAGCCAGCTCGCGCAGGCACCGGTGATGCTCAAGAAGGTGCCGCTCGACACCTCGAAAGACCTGGTGCCGATCGCGGCCTTCAGCACCGGCGTGTCGCCGATGGTGGTGAAGAAGGACCTGCCGGTGAAGAACTTCAAGGAACTGCTCGCGCTCGCGCGCCAGCGGCCGGTGTCGGTGGGCAACTACGGCATCGGCTCGGGCTGGCAGATCATGATGACCCAGCTCGCCAAGCAGACCGGCGCCAGGTTCGACATCGTGAACTACAAGGGCACGGGCCCGATGGTGTTCGACCTGATGGCGGGCAACATCGACATCGGCGCGGGCTCGCTGGCGGGCCTGGGCCCCGGGATCCAGAAAGGCAGCTTCCGGCCGGTGCTGGTGATCTCGGGCGGGCGCTCGGAAAAGCTGCTGCCCGGCATTCCGACCTGGGCCGACGAGGGCTTCACCGGGCCCGCGTTCGAGAACCTCACCGAGTGCAACATGATCCTGGGCCCCGCGGGTCTTCCGGCCGACGTGGTGCGCCGCGTCGCCGATGCCTGCCGCGAATCGGCGTCCAGGTCGGAGGCCGTCAAGAATGTGCTGGCGCAGCTCGGCGTGGAGGAAGCGCCGCTGACGGGCGCCGAGCTGCAGCGCTTCATCCAGCGCACCTGGCCCACCTACCAGGCGATGACGAAGGAGCTCGGGCTGCAGGCGCAGTAG
- a CDS encoding helix-turn-helix transcriptional regulator produces the protein MLPLRDLNDMEDLWGLRSAGALMNLPSTGVSVLRWTRKTGGPFQFDIETSQDFMMFSMVLLPMDACSRVDDTVIWDGPIEGGSVRLIDSRTIERTGFESPSPFDLLHIHFSLGELRATARRFGIDFDDFEPRDGPLYRDDHVGRLLGAQLLAALDADGAAGRMYADGIAQSLVAHLLRSYGRVVRAEAPPAHEGLQAAFDHVERHPHEPLSVARLARLAEMSEFHFARRFKQRYGLTPHAHLVAARLRLAKADLAFSDKNILQIAMDCGFSDSSHLARLFRRTEGMTPQVYRQARRQ, from the coding sequence ATGCTGCCCCTGCGCGACCTCAACGACATGGAAGACCTGTGGGGTCTGCGCAGTGCCGGCGCGCTGATGAACCTGCCGTCCACCGGGGTGTCGGTGCTGCGCTGGACGCGCAAGACCGGCGGTCCCTTCCAGTTCGACATCGAGACCTCGCAGGACTTCATGATGTTCTCGATGGTGCTGTTGCCGATGGACGCCTGCTCGCGCGTCGACGACACGGTGATCTGGGACGGCCCGATCGAAGGCGGCAGCGTGCGGCTGATCGACTCGCGCACCATCGAGCGCACGGGCTTCGAATCGCCCAGCCCCTTCGACCTGCTGCACATCCATTTCTCGCTCGGCGAATTGCGCGCCACCGCGCGCCGCTTCGGCATCGACTTCGACGACTTCGAGCCGCGCGACGGCCCGCTGTACCGCGACGACCACGTGGGCCGCCTGCTCGGCGCGCAACTCCTGGCGGCGCTCGATGCCGACGGCGCGGCCGGGCGCATGTATGCCGACGGCATCGCGCAGTCGCTGGTGGCGCACCTGCTGCGCAGCTACGGGCGCGTGGTCCGGGCCGAAGCGCCGCCGGCGCACGAGGGCCTGCAGGCGGCCTTCGACCACGTGGAGCGCCATCCGCACGAGCCACTGAGCGTGGCGCGGCTCGCGCGCCTGGCCGAGATGAGCGAATTCCATTTCGCGCGCCGCTTCAAGCAGCGCTACGGCCTCACGCCGCATGCGCACCTGGTGGCGGCGCGGCTGCGGCTGGCCAAGGCCGACCTGGCCTTCTCGGACAAGAACATCCTGCAGATCGCCATGGACTGCGGCTTCTCCGACTCCAGCCATCTCGCGCGGCTGTTCCGCCGCACAGAAGGCATGACGCCACAGGTCTACCGGCAGGCCCGGCGCCAGTAG
- a CDS encoding amidohydrolase family protein has product MPGVEAGDEIAAGLRLRGGTEEARATRRDRGEGPFERLVLRGATVIDGTGAPPWGPVDIVIERDRIVEMRGVGAPRLAIDPAGRPAAGQHEIDCHGKFVTPGFVDAHAHIGSPFVSRDAPPADYVYKLWLAHGVTTVREMGCFNGLGWTLDQRERAAAGTIAAPRILAHAYFPAVNDILKTLHTPAQARDWLGRLKARGADGVKFFGAPPALMQAALAECASLGLRSGCHHAQMAVTRMNALTTAQWGLTSAEHYYGLPEALFEERVVQNYPADYDYGDEYFRFAVAGQTFGQAAQPGSATWRNAMDRFLELGFAFVPTFGIYDANRDLMRTRRADWHDDYTWQAYWDNFQPYRGGHGSYWYRWSTKNEIEWKENYRLWMRFINEYKNRGGRVCAGSDSGFIFQLFGFGFVRELEMLQEAGFHPLEVIRAASLEGAHLLGIEADCGSLEVGKRADLLVHDQNPLEDFKLLYGTGAMRLNDDSRRVEWQRGLSRTIAGGICYDTAELLADVRAMVAANRAEAATA; this is encoded by the coding sequence ATGCCGGGCGTCGAGGCCGGCGACGAGATCGCGGCCGGACTCCGGCTGCGCGGCGGCACCGAGGAGGCACGCGCCACGCGGCGCGACCGCGGCGAAGGGCCGTTCGAGCGCCTGGTGCTGCGTGGCGCCACCGTGATCGACGGCACCGGCGCGCCGCCCTGGGGACCGGTGGACATCGTGATCGAGCGCGACCGCATCGTGGAGATGCGCGGCGTGGGCGCGCCGCGTCTCGCCATCGATCCGGCCGGGCGCCCGGCCGCGGGCCAGCACGAGATCGACTGCCACGGCAAGTTCGTCACGCCGGGCTTCGTCGATGCCCATGCCCACATCGGCTCGCCCTTCGTCAGCCGCGATGCGCCGCCGGCCGACTACGTCTACAAGCTGTGGCTGGCGCATGGCGTGACCACGGTGCGCGAGATGGGCTGCTTCAACGGCCTGGGCTGGACCCTGGACCAGCGCGAGCGCGCGGCCGCCGGCACCATCGCGGCGCCGCGCATCCTCGCGCACGCCTACTTCCCGGCCGTCAACGACATCCTCAAGACCCTGCACACGCCGGCGCAGGCGCGCGACTGGCTGGGCCGGCTCAAGGCGCGCGGCGCCGACGGCGTGAAGTTTTTCGGCGCGCCGCCGGCCCTCATGCAGGCCGCGCTAGCCGAGTGCGCGAGCCTGGGCCTGCGCAGCGGCTGCCACCATGCGCAGATGGCCGTCACGCGCATGAACGCGCTGACCACCGCGCAGTGGGGCCTGACCAGCGCCGAGCACTACTACGGTCTGCCCGAGGCGCTGTTCGAGGAGCGCGTGGTGCAGAACTACCCGGCCGACTACGACTACGGCGACGAGTACTTCCGCTTCGCGGTCGCGGGCCAGACCTTCGGCCAGGCCGCGCAGCCCGGCAGCGCCACCTGGCGCAACGCGATGGACCGCTTCCTCGAACTCGGCTTCGCCTTCGTGCCCACCTTCGGCATCTACGACGCCAACCGCGACTTGATGCGCACGCGCCGCGCCGACTGGCACGACGACTACACCTGGCAGGCCTACTGGGACAACTTCCAGCCCTACCGCGGCGGCCACGGCTCGTACTGGTACCGCTGGTCGACGAAGAACGAGATCGAGTGGAAGGAGAACTACCGGCTCTGGATGCGCTTCATCAACGAGTACAAGAACCGCGGCGGCCGCGTCTGCGCGGGCAGCGACTCGGGCTTCATCTTCCAGCTGTTCGGCTTCGGTTTCGTGCGCGAGCTCGAGATGCTGCAGGAGGCCGGCTTCCATCCGCTCGAGGTGATCCGCGCCGCCTCGCTCGAGGGCGCGCACCTGCTGGGCATCGAGGCCGACTGCGGCAGCCTCGAGGTCGGCAAGCGCGCCGACCTGCTGGTGCACGACCAGAACCCGCTCGAGGACTTCAAGCTGCTCTACGGCACCGGCGCGATGCGGCTGAACGACGACAGCCGGCGCGTGGAGTGGCAGCGCGGATTGAGCCGCACCATCGCGGGGGGCATCTGCTACGACACGGCCGAGCTGCTGGCCGACGTGCGCGCGATGGTCGCGGCCAACCGCGCCGAGGCGGCCACGGCATGA
- a CDS encoding ABC transporter permease — protein sequence MARQPRGPVRRAAAARQGSGRGTRRAAAAAGAVRGHAVRPAAAVRRHGERLLPGRDRARHAARRTARAAPAAATHHARGRAAECDRPAAVGRARGKLRMSPTTVARRLLVGVTYAAMLLPLVTVAWLSVFAQPIMSFPPEGYSLHWYANAWSKPQFASSFVLSLQLAAISALLGVGTGTAAAYAIERGRFRGRRALSALLLSPLAFPGVVLGTGIYVFFVRVDNAIDLQIVATLPGLIAAHALLAIPWTVRLVSASLQGLGRAPEEAAANLGARPLTVFLRVTLPSMRAGIVAAAVFSFIASFENLEMTMMLTGPGYATLPVEMLSYLNFNMNPTLAAVGTVQTVLIAVLLLVADRFVSLSRVTS from the coding sequence ATGGCTCGACAACCTCGCGGGCCTGTGCGGCGAGCGGCTGCTGCGCGTCAAGGGAGTGGTCGCGGTACGCGGCGAGCGGCTGCCGCTGCTGGTGCAGTGCGTGGGCACGCTGTTCGCCCCGCTGCTGCCGTTCGCCGGCACGGCGAGCGGCTCCTTCCTGGTCGTGATCGTGCGCGGCATGCGGCTCGACGAACTGCGCGAGCTGCACCCGCCGCTGCCACTCACCATGCACGCGGCCGCGCGGCCGAATGCGATCGGCCGGCCGCTGTCGGCCGTGCTCGAGGAAAGCTGCGCATGAGCCCCACCACCGTCGCGCGCCGGCTGCTGGTGGGCGTCACCTATGCCGCGATGCTGCTGCCGCTGGTCACCGTGGCCTGGCTCAGCGTGTTCGCGCAGCCGATCATGAGCTTCCCGCCCGAGGGCTATTCGCTGCACTGGTACGCCAATGCCTGGAGCAAGCCACAGTTCGCGAGCAGCTTCGTGCTGTCGCTGCAGCTCGCGGCGATCTCCGCGCTGCTCGGCGTGGGCACCGGCACGGCGGCGGCCTATGCGATCGAGCGCGGCCGGTTCCGCGGCCGGCGTGCGCTGTCGGCGCTGCTGCTGTCGCCGCTGGCCTTTCCGGGCGTGGTGCTGGGCACCGGCATCTACGTGTTCTTCGTGCGCGTGGACAACGCCATCGACCTGCAGATCGTCGCGACGCTGCCGGGCCTGATCGCCGCGCATGCGCTGCTGGCGATTCCGTGGACGGTGCGCCTGGTCTCGGCCAGCCTGCAGGGCCTGGGCCGCGCGCCCGAGGAAGCCGCGGCCAACCTGGGCGCGCGCCCGCTCACGGTGTTCCTGCGCGTCACGCTGCCCTCGATGCGCGCCGGCATCGTGGCCGCGGCGGTGTTCAGCTTCATCGCCAGCTTCGAGAACCTCGAGATGACGATGATGCTCACGGGCCCCGGGTACGCCACCCTGCCGGTGGAAATGCTGAGCTACCTCAACTTCAACATGAACCCGACGCTGGCCGCGGTCGGCACGGTGCAGACCGTGCTGATCGCCGTGCTGCTGCTGGTCGCCGATCGTTTCGTCAGTCTTTCCCGGGTGACCTCTTGA
- a CDS encoding ABC transporter ATP-binding protein produces the protein MSHLHLDNLQCTYDRTVAVRHLDLRVAQGELLALLGPSGCGKSTTLRMVAGFVPPSAGRILFGDRDVTHAPPHARDTGMVFQGYALFIHMSVAENVAFGLKMRKVPRAEQAARVKEALRLVQLEHLAERRPAALSGGQQQRVALARALVVRPAVFLLDEPMSNLDARLRTEVRLEIRALQQRLGLTTLLVTHDQEEALTTADRLAVMDHGRVRQVGTPQQVYEQPVDQFVANFIGRCNLVPGRLEAPGAFRAGAQLLPCAAAATSLRATDELALMVRPDRIRIAEAGAPGLPARVKLGTYLGGTTEWHFETEVGPVSVAQPSVPAQGAPAIGERVSLQWSAEHALPLPADATAS, from the coding sequence TTGAGCCATCTCCATCTCGACAACCTCCAGTGCACCTACGACCGCACGGTCGCGGTGCGCCATCTCGACCTGCGCGTGGCCCAGGGCGAACTGCTCGCGCTGCTCGGCCCCTCGGGCTGCGGCAAGAGCACCACGCTGCGCATGGTGGCCGGCTTCGTGCCGCCGAGCGCGGGCCGCATCCTGTTCGGCGACCGCGACGTGACGCATGCGCCGCCGCATGCGCGCGACACCGGCATGGTGTTCCAGGGCTATGCGCTGTTCATACACATGAGCGTGGCCGAGAACGTGGCCTTCGGGCTGAAGATGCGCAAGGTGCCGCGCGCCGAGCAGGCCGCGCGCGTGAAGGAAGCGCTGCGGCTGGTGCAGCTCGAGCACCTGGCCGAGCGCCGGCCCGCCGCGCTCTCGGGCGGCCAGCAGCAGCGCGTGGCGCTGGCGCGCGCGCTGGTGGTGCGGCCCGCGGTGTTCCTGCTCGACGAGCCGATGTCGAACCTCGACGCACGGCTGCGCACCGAGGTGCGGCTCGAGATCCGCGCGCTGCAGCAGCGCCTGGGGCTCACCACGCTGCTGGTGACGCACGACCAGGAAGAGGCGCTCACCACCGCCGACCGGCTGGCCGTGATGGACCATGGCCGGGTGCGGCAGGTCGGCACGCCGCAGCAGGTGTACGAGCAGCCGGTCGACCAGTTCGTCGCCAACTTCATCGGGCGCTGCAACCTGGTGCCGGGACGGCTCGAGGCGCCCGGTGCTTTCCGCGCGGGCGCGCAGTTGCTGCCCTGCGCTGCCGCGGCGACTTCGCTGCGCGCGACCGACGAACTCGCGCTGATGGTGCGGCCCGACCGCATCCGCATCGCCGAGGCCGGCGCGCCCGGCCTGCCCGCGCGCGTGAAGCTCGGCACTTACCTGGGCGGCACGACCGAATGGCACTTCGAGACCGAGGTCGGCCCGGTCTCGGTGGCGCAGCCCAGCGTGCCGGCACAGGGCGCTCCCGCGATCGGCGAGCGCGTGAGCCTGCAGTGGTCGGCGGAACACGCGCTGCCTCTGCCCGCGGATGCCACGGCTTCCTGA
- a CDS encoding extracellular solute-binding protein, whose product MHSTRRSLLLAAASLPLATTRPALAAVGGRVVVATWGGDYGDLLGKHVEQPLLKPLGIEAVQSVDDGPPRKAKLLAERSSRRGSLDVVSMVDFEASGLAQLGLFETLTEANVPNAKNAIAALRQPQALPHIYSGLVIAYNPAKIKAPPKSLADLWDPKYKGRVGFADILFPYNIAAASLAAGGTLGDLAPGMAKLGEMKALAPKIFATNEAVAQALKAEDIWITLAWRARVHQWRRAGLSVAAAVPAEGIVPTTFTASVPKNSQQKDNAFAYLNAMLDAGAQSAFAERMGYVPTVTNAKLPPELAAQIAFTPEEQSRFKVPDFGYLAQAMPALQQYWSRDFKAA is encoded by the coding sequence ATGCATTCCACACGCCGTTCCCTGCTGCTGGCCGCAGCCTCGCTGCCGCTGGCGACCACCCGCCCCGCCCTGGCCGCCGTCGGCGGGCGCGTCGTCGTCGCCACCTGGGGCGGCGACTACGGCGACCTGCTCGGCAAGCATGTCGAGCAGCCGCTGCTCAAGCCGCTGGGCATCGAGGCGGTGCAGAGCGTGGACGACGGTCCGCCACGCAAGGCCAAGCTGCTGGCCGAGCGCAGCAGCCGCCGCGGCAGCCTCGACGTGGTGTCGATGGTCGACTTCGAGGCCAGCGGCCTCGCGCAGCTGGGCCTGTTCGAGACGCTGACCGAGGCCAACGTGCCGAACGCGAAGAACGCCATCGCCGCGCTGCGCCAGCCGCAGGCGCTGCCGCACATCTACTCGGGCCTGGTCATCGCCTACAACCCCGCGAAGATCAAGGCGCCGCCGAAGTCGCTCGCCGACCTCTGGGATCCGAAGTACAAGGGCCGCGTCGGCTTCGCCGACATCCTGTTCCCCTACAACATCGCCGCCGCCTCGCTCGCGGCCGGCGGCACGCTGGGCGACCTCGCGCCCGGCATGGCCAAGCTCGGCGAGATGAAGGCGCTGGCGCCCAAGATCTTCGCCACCAACGAGGCGGTGGCGCAGGCGCTCAAGGCCGAGGACATCTGGATCACCCTGGCCTGGCGCGCCCGCGTCCACCAGTGGCGGCGCGCCGGCTTGAGCGTGGCGGCGGCCGTGCCGGCCGAGGGCATCGTGCCGACCACCTTCACCGCCTCGGTGCCCAAGAACAGCCAGCAGAAGGACAACGCCTTCGCCTACCTGAACGCGATGCTCGATGCCGGCGCGCAGTCGGCCTTCGCCGAGCGCATGGGCTACGTGCCCACCGTCACCAATGCGAAGCTGCCGCCCGAGCTGGCCGCGCAGATCGCCTTCACGCCCGAGGAGCAGTCGCGCTTCAAGGTGCCCGATTTCGGTTACCTCGCGCAGGCCATGCCGGCGCTGCAGCAGTACTGGTCGCGCGACTTCAAGGCGGCCTGA
- a CDS encoding ABC transporter permease, whose product MRLLTLPAIAIVLALMVAPMAMLLRYSLNLYTPTELMVEAFTARNYVQLFADPYFREVLGVTLKVAALTTGIALLLGLPAGYTLARMPRRWKMWLTLATILPLMVGNVVRSAGWMALLGNSGLFNALAQWSGLAREPLQLMFHQPAVVGVMVTIVLPLMVMTLASVIEGIPRNVEEAAANLGARPLTAFRRVVLPQAMPGVIAGMSLVFILCMNAYATPVLIGGPRFRMMTPEIYQQFVGLNNWPFGAALAFMLLAVTLVAVLGIGMALQAGLRPAKPTAPATFDAPRPPHRPATGSSPAGSGG is encoded by the coding sequence ATGCGTCTTTTGACCCTGCCCGCCATCGCGATCGTGCTGGCGCTGATGGTGGCGCCGATGGCGATGCTGCTGCGCTACTCGCTCAACCTCTACACGCCGACCGAGCTGATGGTCGAGGCCTTCACGGCGCGCAACTACGTGCAGCTGTTCGCCGACCCGTACTTTCGCGAAGTGCTGGGGGTGACGCTGAAGGTGGCCGCGTTGACCACGGGCATCGCGCTGCTGCTGGGCCTGCCCGCGGGCTACACGCTGGCGCGCATGCCGCGGCGCTGGAAGATGTGGCTCACGCTGGCCACCATCCTGCCGCTGATGGTGGGCAACGTGGTGCGCTCGGCCGGCTGGATGGCGCTGCTGGGCAACAGCGGGCTGTTCAATGCGCTGGCGCAATGGAGCGGGCTGGCGCGCGAGCCGCTGCAGCTGATGTTCCACCAGCCCGCGGTGGTGGGCGTGATGGTCACGATCGTGCTGCCGCTGATGGTGATGACGCTGGCCAGCGTGATCGAGGGCATTCCGCGCAACGTCGAGGAGGCCGCGGCCAACCTCGGCGCGCGGCCCTTGACCGCCTTCCGCCGCGTGGTGCTGCCGCAGGCCATGCCGGGGGTGATCGCGGGCATGTCACTGGTGTTCATCCTCTGCATGAACGCCTATGCCACGCCGGTACTGATCGGCGGGCCGCGCTTTCGCATGATGACGCCCGAGATCTACCAGCAGTTCGTCGGGCTCAACAACTGGCCCTTCGGCGCGGCGCTGGCCTTCATGCTGCTGGCGGTGACGCTGGTCGCGGTGCTCGGGATCGGGATGGCGCTGCAGGCCGGCCTCAGGCCCGCGAAGCCGACAGCGCCCGCAACCTTCGATGCGCCTCGCCCTCCCCATCGACCGGCGACTGGTTCTTCGCCTGCAGGTAGTGGTGGGTGA
- a CDS encoding DTW domain-containing protein, producing MPHAVSLLRAERLARSVKPFLARGGFKRERCAGCRLAPSHCLCALRPSMATRAGVCLIMGDIEALKPSNTGWLIADVVEDTFAFGWSRTEVDPALPALLADSQWQPYVVFPGQYAAPERVVQTVAPPEASQGHPAKRPLFVLLDGTWAEARKMFRRSPYLEHLPVLSPALSRSTQYRLRQSGRDDHLCTSEVASLCMELAGDALAAQILDAYLAVFTHHYLQAKNQSPVDGEGEAHRRLRALSASRA from the coding sequence ATGCCCCACGCCGTCTCCCTGCTGCGCGCCGAACGTCTCGCGCGCAGCGTCAAACCTTTCCTGGCCCGTGGCGGCTTCAAGCGCGAACGCTGCGCCGGCTGCCGGCTCGCGCCCAGCCATTGCCTGTGCGCGCTGCGGCCCTCGATGGCCACGCGCGCGGGCGTCTGCCTGATCATGGGCGACATCGAGGCGCTCAAGCCCAGCAACACCGGCTGGCTGATCGCCGACGTGGTCGAGGACACCTTCGCCTTCGGCTGGTCGCGCACCGAGGTCGATCCCGCGCTGCCGGCCCTGCTGGCCGATTCGCAATGGCAGCCGTACGTGGTGTTCCCGGGCCAGTACGCCGCGCCCGAGCGGGTGGTGCAGACCGTCGCGCCGCCCGAGGCCTCGCAGGGCCACCCCGCGAAGCGCCCCCTGTTCGTGCTGCTCGACGGCACCTGGGCCGAGGCCCGCAAGATGTTCCGGCGCAGCCCCTACCTCGAGCACCTGCCGGTGCTGAGCCCGGCGCTCTCGCGCAGCACGCAGTACCGACTGCGCCAGTCGGGGCGCGACGACCACCTCTGCACCAGCGAGGTCGCGAGCCTGTGCATGGAACTGGCCGGCGACGCCCTGGCCGCGCAGATCCTCGATGCCTACCTCGCGGTCTTCACCCACCACTACCTGCAGGCGAAGAACCAGTCGCCGGTCGATGGGGAGGGCGAGGCGCATCGAAGGTTGCGGGCGCTGTCGGCTTCGCGGGCCTGA
- a CDS encoding ROK family transcriptional regulator has translation MPDAAPAARMPDLLRPRGSNQVGMRQFNERTVLQALRVHGSLPKAELARLTGLSAQTIGLITARLEEDGLIVKQSRVRGRIGQPSVPLALNPDGAFAIGVKVGRRGAEWLLIDFTAQVRERHAMAYDFPDAEALLPAIAQHTHRLRDGLGPLAARTVGVGLAAPFLLGGWHRTLGLSKAQSDLWNGMDLGAEVRQRTDLPVIFARDTVAACVAELVSGRGHDLKSFLYVFVDTFVGGGLVLNSHLHGGAHGNAGALASLPMQRVRGAQRDADAAPPQLIAEASLWELEQRLQREGIDPDAAYDERALQPPFADATRAWLASAAEALAHAIASGTAMLDLADVVMDGSMSRPLQQALLEATRAALDGCNWEGLWRPQLHGGRVGAQACALGGAMLPLHVNFAPDHEVFLKAG, from the coding sequence ATGCCTGATGCCGCGCCCGCCGCGCGCATGCCCGACCTGCTGCGCCCGCGCGGCTCCAACCAGGTCGGCATGCGCCAGTTCAACGAGCGCACCGTGCTGCAGGCGCTGCGCGTGCACGGCAGCCTGCCCAAGGCCGAGCTCGCGCGCCTCACCGGCCTGAGCGCGCAGACCATCGGGCTGATCACCGCGCGACTCGAGGAGGACGGCCTCATCGTCAAGCAGAGCCGCGTGCGCGGCCGCATCGGCCAGCCCTCGGTGCCGCTCGCGCTCAACCCCGACGGCGCCTTCGCGATCGGCGTCAAGGTCGGCCGGCGCGGCGCCGAGTGGCTGCTGATCGACTTCACGGCCCAGGTGCGCGAGCGCCATGCGATGGCCTACGACTTTCCCGACGCCGAGGCGCTGCTGCCCGCGATCGCGCAGCACACCCACCGGCTGCGCGACGGCCTGGGACCCTTGGCCGCGCGCACCGTCGGCGTGGGGCTCGCCGCGCCGTTCCTGCTCGGCGGCTGGCACCGCACGCTCGGGCTGTCGAAGGCGCAGTCCGACCTGTGGAACGGCATGGACCTGGGCGCCGAGGTGCGCCAGCGCACCGACCTGCCGGTGATCTTCGCGCGCGACACCGTCGCGGCCTGCGTCGCCGAGCTGGTGAGCGGGCGCGGCCACGACCTCAAGAGCTTTCTCTACGTGTTCGTCGACACCTTCGTCGGCGGCGGCCTGGTGCTCAACTCGCACCTGCATGGCGGTGCGCACGGCAATGCAGGCGCGCTCGCCTCGCTGCCGATGCAGCGCGTGCGTGGCGCGCAGCGTGATGCCGACGCGGCGCCGCCGCAACTGATCGCCGAGGCCTCGCTGTGGGAGCTCGAGCAGCGGCTGCAGCGCGAGGGCATCGACCCCGACGCGGCCTACGACGAGCGCGCGCTGCAGCCACCGTTCGCCGACGCCACCCGCGCCTGGCTCGCCTCGGCCGCCGAGGCGCTGGCCCATGCGATCGCGAGCGGCACCGCGATGCTCGACCTGGCCGACGTGGTGATGGACGGCTCGATGTCGCGCCCGCTGCAGCAGGCGCTGCTCGAGGCCACGCGCGCCGCGCTCGACGGCTGCAACTGGGAGGGCCTGTGGCGTCCGCAACTGCATGGCGGCCGCGTCGGCGCGCAGGCCTGCGCGCTGGGCGGCGCGATGCTGCCGCTGCACGTCAACTTCGCGCCCGACCACGAGGTGTTCCTCAAGGCCGGCTGA
- a CDS encoding sugar ABC transporter ATP-binding protein gives MNAAADKKIVMQAQGLVKRYGQVTALDGVDFELREGEILAVIGDNGAGKSSLIKALSGAIVPDEGRILLDGRPVQFRNPLDARRAGIETVYQDLAVAPAMTIYENLFLGRELRRPGFLGNVLRMLDKKRMLQESAARMADLKVGIQSMTQAVETLSGGQRQCVAVARSAAFARHVVIMDEPTAALGVKEGNMVLELIRRVRDRGLPVVLISHNMPHVFEVADRIHVARLGKRAAVLDPKKISMSDTVAVMTGAMLPSALPAEAHA, from the coding sequence ATGAACGCCGCTGCGGACAAGAAGATTGTGATGCAGGCCCAGGGCCTGGTGAAGCGCTACGGCCAGGTCACCGCGCTCGACGGCGTCGACTTCGAGCTGCGCGAGGGCGAGATCCTCGCGGTGATCGGCGACAACGGCGCGGGCAAGTCCTCGCTGATCAAGGCGCTGTCGGGCGCGATCGTGCCCGACGAGGGCCGCATCCTGCTCGACGGCCGGCCGGTGCAGTTCCGCAATCCGCTCGATGCGCGCCGCGCCGGCATCGAGACCGTCTACCAGGACCTGGCCGTCGCGCCCGCGATGACCATCTACGAGAACCTGTTCCTCGGCCGCGAGCTGCGCCGCCCCGGCTTTCTCGGCAACGTGCTGCGCATGCTCGACAAGAAGCGGATGCTGCAGGAGAGCGCCGCCCGCATGGCCGACCTCAAGGTCGGCATCCAGTCGATGACGCAGGCCGTCGAGACCCTCTCGGGCGGCCAGCGCCAGTGCGTGGCGGTGGCGCGCAGCGCGGCCTTCGCGCGCCACGTGGTCATCATGGACGAGCCCACCGCCGCGCTCGGCGTGAAGGAGGGCAACATGGTGCTCGAGCTGATCCGCCGCGTGCGCGACCGCGGCCTGCCCGTGGTGCTGATCAGCCACAACATGCCGCACGTGTTCGAGGTCGCCGACCGCATCCACGTCGCGCGCCTGGGCAAGCGCGCCGCCGTGCTCGATCCGAAGAAGATCAGCATGAGCGACACCGTGGCCGTGATGACCGGCGCCATGCTGCCGAGCGCCTTGCCCGCGGAGGCGCATGCCTGA